The Terriglobus roseus region GGGAAGATCAAGCGCATTCGACTTCGTCAAGCCACCTTCAACATTGCGCGCCAGCACACGCGTAATCTGCCGCACGCGGTCACTACGATAGTTGAAGCAGATACACAGATCTTCGTCGCCAATGGTTCCAACTGGCTTACCTGAACCATCTACGCAGACAAACGGAATGGTGAATTCGTCGGTCACTCCGTTGTTGTAGTTCTCGCGAATCTTCGAAGCGGCATCGGTGGCCGTGCCGCCTTCGGCATTGCCCTTCACCACGGCATCGAATGCCTTGGCCTCACGATCCCACTTCAGATCACGATCCATCGCGTAGTAGCGACCGCTGCACGATGCCAGCTTACCGACGCCAATCTCGCGAATCTGCTGTTGCAGCGCATCGACATAGCCTGCACCAGAAGTCGGCATAGTGTCGCGTCCATCAAGAAAAGCATGGACAAACACGTCCTTCGTACCAAGCTTTGCGCACAGCTTCAGCAAGGCATACAAATGCCGCTGATGCGAATGCACACCGCCATCGCTCAACAATCCAAGGAAGTGAACGTTGCGACCACGCTCCATCGCTCCCTTGATTTCATTCACCAGCAGTGGCAGTTCAAAAAACTCACCGGACTCAATCAGCGAATCGATACGCACAATATCCATGCGCACCACGCGGCCCGCGCCCAGGTTCAGATGGCCCACTTCGCTATTGCCCATCTGTCCATCCGGCAAACCAACATAGTGATCGCTGGCACGGATGATAGTGTTGGGATACTCGCGCAGCAACATGTCATACGTTGGCTTGCGCGCCATCGCGATAGCGTTGCCATGCTTCTCAGCGCGAACGCCCCAGCCGTCGAGAATGGTGAGTACAAGTGGTTTACGGCGGGACATATTCGCTCCTATTTCCTTGCAGCTTGCAAAGAGGGAGTGGCCAACTGCCACTCCCTCTTTCTATAGTTAGCTTTATTAACTATTCGCAGTTGATGGTTTCAATACCCAGGAACTCAGCGCCCTGGCCCAGTTCTTCTTCAATGCGAAGAAGCTGGTTGTACTTGGCGATGCGATCTGTACGCGACAACGAGCCGGTCTTGATCTGGCCTGCACCGGTACCCACTGCAAGGTCAGCAATGAACGTATCTTCCGTCTCGCCCGAGCGATGCGAAATGATCGAGGTGTAGCCGTAACGGCGCGCCAGCTCAATCGATTCCAACGTCTCGGTGATAGTTCCGATCTGGTTCACCTTGATCAGGATCGAGTTGCCCACGCCCTTCTCAATGCCTTCACGCAGACGCTTCGTGTTGGTCACGAACAGGTCGTCGCCCACAAGCTGGCAACGGTCGCCAATCTCGTCGGTGAGGATCTTCCAGCCATCCCAATCGTCTTCGGCCAGACCATCTTCAATCGACACGATGGGATACTGGCGAACCCAGTCAGCCCAGAACGCAGCCATCTCGGCCGACGTCTTTTCGCTCTTGTCAGACTTCTTAAAGATGTACTTGCCGGCTTCCTTGTTGTAGAACTCGCTCGAAGCGGGATCGAGAGCCAGGACGATATCTTCGCCAGCTTCAAAACCAGCCTGCGAGATCGATTCCAGGATCACGTCAATCGCTTCCACGTTCGACTTCAGCGACGGCGCAAATCCACCTTCATCGCCCACAGCGGTGTTGTAGCCCTTCTTCTTCAGCACGCCCTTCAGCGTGTGGAAGACCTCAGCGCCCCAACGCAGAGCGTCAGAGAAGCTCTCCGCACCCACCGGCATAATCATGAACTCCTGAAAGTCCACGTTGTTATCGGCGTGCGCGCCACCGTTGATGATGTTCATCATCGGCGTGGGCAGCAGGCAGGCATTCACGCCGCCC contains the following coding sequences:
- the gpmI gene encoding 2,3-bisphosphoglycerate-independent phosphoglycerate mutase, with the translated sequence MSRRKPLVLTILDGWGVRAEKHGNAIAMARKPTYDMLLREYPNTIIRASDHYVGLPDGQMGNSEVGHLNLGAGRVVRMDIVRIDSLIESGEFFELPLLVNEIKGAMERGRNVHFLGLLSDGGVHSHQRHLYALLKLCAKLGTKDVFVHAFLDGRDTMPTSGAGYVDALQQQIREIGVGKLASCSGRYYAMDRDLKWDREAKAFDAVVKGNAEGGTATDAASKIRENYNNGVTDEFTIPFVCVDGSGKPVGTIGDEDLCICFNYRSDRVRQITRVLARNVEGGLTKSNALDLPKADELDLEIPRVSSPKSIRYITMTQYDPKFTLPMVILPESMDNLLANVMANNELRNLRVAETEKYAHVTYFFNGGIEKPFAGEEREVVQSQKVATYDLAPEMSARGICDVVLKAIDDTAFDVVVVNFANADMVGHSGKMEPTIKGVETVDACLGEIYASLKRNGGSWLITADHGNAEMLIDPVTGGPHTAHTTNPVPLIAVTEAGKSFSLREGGSLRDLSPTMLAMLGLDLPKEMTGGDLRVFPKL
- the eno gene encoding phosphopyruvate hydratase, with the protein product MTEIIAIKAREILDSRGNPTVEADVILSGGAIGRAAVPSGASTGEHEAVELRDGDKEVYLGKGVMQAVENVESAIAPELSGIDATNQRLIDATMLQLDGTPNKGNLGANAILAVSMATARAAANALKLPLYRYLGGVNACLLPTPMMNIINGGAHADNNVDFQEFMIMPVGAESFSDALRWGAEVFHTLKGVLKKKGYNTAVGDEGGFAPSLKSNVEAIDVILESISQAGFEAGEDIVLALDPASSEFYNKEAGKYIFKKSDKSEKTSAEMAAFWADWVRQYPIVSIEDGLAEDDWDGWKILTDEIGDRCQLVGDDLFVTNTKRLREGIEKGVGNSILIKVNQIGTITETLESIELARRYGYTSIISHRSGETEDTFIADLAVGTGAGQIKTGSLSRTDRIAKYNQLLRIEEELGQGAEFLGIETINCE